Proteins from a single region of Seriola aureovittata isolate HTS-2021-v1 ecotype China chromosome 9, ASM2101889v1, whole genome shotgun sequence:
- the sst7 gene encoding cortistatin, giving the protein MQLLVMLAALMGVLFSVRAAAVLPVEDRSPIHVNRELSKERKELILKLVSGLLDGALDTNMLPGEAAPVDLEEPLESRLEERAVYNRLSLPQRDRKAPCKNFFWKTFTSC; this is encoded by the exons ATGCAGCTCCTCGTGATGTTAGCAGCTCTCATGGGTGTTCTGTTCAGTGTTAGAGCAGCCGCCGTGCTTCCTGTGGAGGACAGGAGCCCCATCCACGTGAACAGG GAGCTGAGCAAAGAGCGCAAAGAGCTGATCCTGAAGCTGGTGTCCGGCTTGTTGGACGGAGCTCTGGACACCAACATGCTGCCGGGGGAAGCGGCACCTGTGGATCTTGAGGAGCCGCTGGAGTCTCGTCTGGAGGAGAGGGCTGTCTACAACAGGCTATCACTGCCTCAGCGCGACCGCAAAGCCCCCTGTAAAAACTTCTTCTGGAAAACTTTCACCTCCTGCTAA